A genomic segment from Streptomyces sp. TLI_235 encodes:
- a CDS encoding 2,4-dichlorophenol 6-monooxygenase, which yields MNDLEVPVLIVGGGGAGLTASMLLSTMGIESLLVNAWPGTSILPKAHVLNQRAMEIMRDVGTAEAIYAASAPAANMSHSGWYVGLNGDSEDHGRRLVRMEAWGGGGSSPDWLAASPERQANLPQIRLEPHLRARAEQLAPDAVRFNQELTAFEQDEDGVTATVTDRGTGESYRVRARYVIGADGGRTVGPALGIRQEGLRDVARMVSFHITADLSRWARDPEVLIRWMWLPRIGAGGVLVPMGPDHWGPDSEEWVFHLHYGPDDSRALDDEAVLADMYVGLGIPADAVTVHMISRWSVEGVTADRFRDGRVFLAGDAAHRHPPTGGLGLTSAMHDVQNLTWKLAAVLKGHAGEALLDTYEAERRPVDARNVQRALENALNQLHINSLFGGGPQADEEENWAQARRLWSREADDTAFRRTFLRTVAAQSMEFNELGVEFGYTYDSAAVVPDGTEAPHNPDPVRLYRPAARPGHPLPHALLHDEDGAELALARLVRPGRFLLIAGEDGQAWCDAADKIAARTGIPLDAVRIGHVEGDHRDPRSTWTRDRGHATDGAVLVRPDRFIGWRAANTDGDLAADLAAALDTLLAR from the coding sequence ATGAACGACCTCGAAGTACCCGTCCTGATCGTCGGCGGCGGCGGAGCAGGCCTCACCGCGTCCATGCTGCTCAGCACCATGGGCATCGAGTCCCTGCTGGTCAACGCCTGGCCCGGCACCTCGATCCTCCCCAAGGCCCACGTGCTCAACCAGCGCGCGATGGAGATCATGCGCGACGTGGGCACCGCCGAGGCGATCTACGCCGCCTCCGCCCCCGCCGCCAACATGTCCCACTCCGGCTGGTACGTCGGCCTGAACGGCGACAGTGAGGACCACGGCCGCCGGCTGGTCCGGATGGAGGCCTGGGGCGGCGGCGGCAGCTCCCCGGACTGGCTCGCCGCCAGCCCCGAACGACAGGCCAACCTCCCGCAGATCCGCCTGGAGCCGCACCTGCGGGCCCGCGCCGAGCAACTCGCCCCCGACGCAGTGCGCTTCAACCAGGAGCTGACCGCATTCGAGCAGGACGAGGACGGCGTCACCGCCACCGTCACCGACCGGGGCACCGGCGAGAGTTACCGGGTCCGCGCCCGGTACGTGATCGGCGCCGACGGCGGCCGCACCGTCGGCCCGGCGCTCGGCATCCGGCAGGAGGGCCTGCGCGACGTCGCCCGCATGGTCTCCTTCCACATCACCGCCGACCTCTCCCGGTGGGCCCGCGACCCGGAGGTGCTGATCCGCTGGATGTGGCTGCCCCGAATTGGCGCCGGAGGCGTGCTCGTCCCGATGGGTCCCGACCACTGGGGCCCGGACTCCGAGGAGTGGGTCTTCCACCTGCACTACGGCCCGGACGACAGCCGTGCCCTGGACGACGAGGCCGTGCTCGCCGACATGTACGTCGGCCTCGGCATCCCGGCCGACGCGGTCACGGTCCACATGATCTCCAGATGGTCCGTCGAAGGCGTGACCGCGGACCGCTTCCGCGACGGCCGGGTCTTCCTGGCCGGCGACGCCGCGCACCGCCACCCGCCCACCGGCGGCCTCGGCCTCACCTCCGCCATGCACGACGTGCAGAACCTCACCTGGAAGCTCGCCGCCGTCCTGAAGGGCCACGCCGGTGAGGCGCTGCTCGACACCTACGAGGCCGAGCGCCGCCCCGTCGACGCCCGCAACGTCCAGCGCGCCCTGGAGAACGCGCTCAACCAGCTCCACATCAACTCCCTGTTCGGCGGCGGTCCGCAGGCCGACGAGGAGGAGAACTGGGCACAGGCCCGGCGGCTGTGGAGCCGGGAGGCGGACGACACCGCGTTCCGCCGCACCTTCCTGCGCACCGTCGCCGCCCAGTCGATGGAGTTCAACGAACTCGGCGTCGAGTTCGGCTACACCTACGACTCCGCCGCCGTCGTCCCCGACGGCACCGAGGCACCGCACAACCCCGACCCCGTCCGGCTCTACCGGCCGGCCGCCCGCCCCGGCCACCCGCTGCCACACGCCCTCCTGCACGACGAGGACGGCGCCGAACTCGCCCTGGCCCGGCTGGTGCGGCCCGGCCGTTTCCTCCTGATCGCCGGCGAGGACGGCCAGGCCTGGTGCGACGCCGCAGACAAGATCGCCGCCCGCACGGGCATCCCGCTCGACGCGGTCCGCATCGGCCACGTCGAGGGTGACCACCGCGACCCGCGCTCCACCTGGACCCGCGACCGCGGCCACGCGACCGACGGGGCCGTCCTCGTCCGCCCGGACCGCTTCATCGGCTGGCGTGCCGCGAACACCGACGGCGACCTCGCCGCCGACCTCGCCGCCGCGCTCGACACCCTGCTCGCACGGTAG
- a CDS encoding putative TIM-barrel fold metal-dependent hydrolase encodes MSRVDVHHHVLPPQYTAWLRAKGIDASGGRELPGWSPNSALALMDAYRVRTAVLSLSTPGTWLGEGVEAARMARVVNEYSAELVKDRPDRFGFLATVPLPDLDAALDAVTHALDDLAADGVSLLANNGGVYLGDPAHDDLLAELDRRGAVVHVHPSDLPAPPVPGIPPFAADFLLDTTRAAVNLVLNDVPRRYPDLKIVLSHGGGFLPYASHRIAAALFAETGRGLDQIFEDLAGFYFDTALSSSPAALPSLLAFARPGHVLFGSDWPFAPEIAVAHFSGGLDRYDGLDRESLAAVNAGNALALFPRLA; translated from the coding sequence GTGAGCCGCGTCGACGTCCACCATCACGTTCTCCCACCGCAGTACACCGCCTGGCTGCGCGCCAAGGGCATCGACGCCTCCGGCGGGCGCGAACTGCCCGGCTGGAGCCCGAACAGCGCCCTCGCGCTGATGGACGCCTACCGCGTCCGCACGGCCGTCCTCTCGCTGTCCACCCCCGGCACCTGGCTCGGCGAAGGCGTCGAAGCCGCCCGGATGGCCCGGGTCGTCAACGAGTACAGCGCCGAACTGGTCAAGGACCGCCCGGACCGCTTCGGCTTCCTCGCCACCGTGCCGCTGCCCGACCTCGATGCCGCGCTGGACGCCGTCACCCACGCGCTGGACGACCTCGCCGCCGACGGGGTGTCCCTGCTGGCCAACAACGGCGGCGTGTACCTCGGCGACCCCGCGCACGACGACCTGCTCGCCGAACTCGACCGGCGCGGCGCGGTGGTCCACGTCCACCCCTCCGACCTGCCCGCTCCGCCGGTGCCGGGCATCCCGCCGTTCGCCGCGGACTTCCTGCTGGACACCACCCGTGCGGCCGTCAACCTCGTCCTGAACGACGTCCCGCGCCGCTACCCCGACCTGAAGATCGTCCTCTCGCACGGCGGCGGCTTCCTCCCGTACGCCTCGCACCGGATCGCCGCCGCGCTCTTCGCCGAGACCGGCCGCGGCCTGGACCAGATCTTCGAGGACCTCGCGGGCTTCTACTTCGACACCGCGCTGTCCTCCAGCCCCGCCGCACTGCCCAGCCTGCTCGCGTTCGCCCGCCCCGGCCACGTGCTGTTCGGCAGTGACTGGCCGTTCGCCCCCGAAATCGCCGTCGCCCACTTCAGTGGCGGACTCGACCGGTACGACGGCCTCGACCGGGAAAGCCTGGCCGCCGTCAACGCCGGCAACGCCCTTGCCCTCTTCCCCCGCCTGGCCTGA
- a CDS encoding fatty-acyl-CoA synthase, with protein MTTPLLWPAYETPADLTAVEAVPLSERGLPGTTYETLLRAADRWPDRPALHTLPDAERYLDPLTVTFAHLLGRVRSNANLFRALGVTRRSAVGLLSPNTAELPAALLGAQTAGIAAPVNPGLAAEHVEQLLRRSGVRVLVAAGPQLDAEVWRTARQVATSLGLDALLALAPTRAEGPAPDLEPLAGTEVGYLRELADGHPDDRLDGIEPPSADDLAAYFHTGGTTGTPKLAAHTHRNEVTDAWMIAATTMLDADSVMLAALPLFHVNALVVTLLAPLLRGQQVVWAGPLGYREPALYGVFWKLVEHYRIAAMSAVPTVYAVLAQIPVDADLSTLRFAAVGASPLPAAVRAAFEHHTGVPLCEGYGLTEATCASARSFPAHHRPGSVGQRLPYQRVKTVRIDPDTGRWQDLPVGQVGTLAIGGPTVFAGYVAGSTADGPRLEHTGKVVDGWLETGDLARVDEDGFVYLVGRAKDLIIRGGHNIDPAAIEDALLAHPDVTGAGAVGRPDIHAGEVPVVYVTLVAASPARPADLLAWASDRVPERAAVPKEVVVLGALPLTAVGKPYKLGLRMDAARRVVHAELAALAPDITLDDITCTPLDGGIRVLVPRPGDETRQREVAAALDRYALDWQYAT; from the coding sequence ATGACCACCCCGCTGCTCTGGCCCGCCTACGAGACACCCGCGGACCTGACCGCCGTCGAAGCCGTACCGCTGAGCGAGCGCGGCCTGCCCGGAACCACCTACGAGACCCTGCTGCGCGCCGCCGACCGGTGGCCCGACCGGCCCGCACTCCACACCCTGCCCGACGCCGAGCGGTACCTGGATCCGCTCACCGTGACCTTCGCCCACCTACTGGGCCGGGTGCGGAGCAACGCCAACCTGTTCCGCGCGCTCGGCGTCACCCGCCGCTCGGCGGTCGGCCTGCTCTCGCCCAACACCGCCGAGCTGCCCGCCGCCCTGCTCGGCGCGCAGACCGCGGGTATCGCCGCACCCGTCAACCCGGGCCTGGCCGCCGAACACGTCGAGCAGCTGCTGCGGCGCAGCGGTGTCCGAGTCCTCGTCGCCGCCGGCCCGCAGCTGGACGCCGAGGTGTGGCGCACGGCCCGTCAGGTCGCCACCTCACTCGGGCTGGACGCCCTGCTGGCCCTCGCGCCGACCCGCGCCGAAGGGCCCGCGCCGGATCTGGAACCGCTGGCGGGCACCGAGGTCGGCTACCTCCGCGAGCTGGCCGACGGTCACCCCGACGACCGGCTGGACGGCATCGAGCCGCCGAGCGCCGACGACCTGGCCGCGTACTTCCACACCGGCGGCACCACCGGCACCCCCAAGCTCGCCGCCCACACGCACCGCAACGAGGTCACCGACGCGTGGATGATCGCGGCGACCACCATGCTGGACGCCGACTCGGTGATGCTCGCCGCGCTCCCGCTCTTCCACGTCAACGCCCTGGTCGTCACGCTGCTGGCGCCGTTGCTGCGCGGCCAGCAGGTGGTGTGGGCGGGGCCGCTGGGGTACCGGGAGCCCGCCCTGTACGGCGTGTTCTGGAAGCTGGTCGAGCACTACCGGATCGCTGCGATGTCCGCCGTCCCGACCGTCTACGCCGTTCTCGCGCAGATCCCGGTCGACGCGGATCTCTCCACCCTGCGGTTCGCCGCCGTAGGCGCCTCCCCGCTGCCGGCCGCCGTCCGCGCGGCGTTCGAACACCACACCGGTGTCCCGCTCTGCGAGGGCTACGGCCTGACCGAGGCCACCTGCGCCTCCGCCCGCAGCTTCCCCGCCCACCACCGCCCCGGATCGGTCGGCCAGCGCCTGCCGTACCAGCGGGTCAAGACGGTGCGGATCGACCCGGACACCGGCCGGTGGCAGGACCTGCCGGTCGGTCAGGTCGGCACGCTGGCGATCGGCGGCCCCACCGTGTTCGCCGGATACGTCGCCGGGAGCACGGCCGACGGGCCGCGGCTGGAGCACACCGGCAAGGTCGTCGACGGCTGGCTGGAGACCGGCGACCTCGCGCGCGTCGACGAGGACGGCTTCGTGTACCTCGTAGGCCGCGCCAAGGACCTGATCATCCGGGGCGGGCACAACATCGACCCCGCCGCGATCGAGGACGCCCTGCTGGCCCACCCGGACGTCACCGGCGCCGGAGCCGTCGGCCGGCCCGACATCCACGCCGGGGAGGTACCGGTCGTCTACGTCACCCTCGTCGCCGCATCCCCGGCCCGGCCCGCCGACCTGCTCGCCTGGGCCTCCGACCGGGTACCCGAGCGCGCCGCGGTGCCCAAGGAGGTGGTCGTCCTCGGGGCGCTGCCGCTGACCGCCGTCGGCAAGCCGTACAAGCTCGGTCTGCGGATGGACGCCGCCCGCCGCGTCGTCCACGCCGAACTCGCCGCGCTGGCACCGGACATCACGCTCGACGACATCACGTGTACACCGCTGGACGGCGGCATCCGCGTCCTGGTGCCCCGCCCCGGCGACGAGACCCGGCAGCGCGAGGTCGCCGCCGCCCTGGACCGATACGCCCTCGACTGGCAGTACGCGACCTGA
- a CDS encoding 2-keto-4-pentenoate hydratase/2-oxohepta-3-ene-1,7-dioic acid hydratase in catechol pathway produces MSIAVVRTSTGWWVEDAAGRWHAIATRAATTAELLADRTAVDAAARQAAAGLAGEEPAGDELSSPVTTPCRVVAQMVNYRSHAVDSGFDPDTVPPAFFRKASGSVSGPFDDVIRPAGVRFLDYEVELGLVIGAHLPIGTEVTEANLADYVHGLVVANDISARDLQLPKTQFYESKSYPTFTPLGPRLVLTDAADLARFAELRLTLQVNGVTRQDHGTTDMIVRPARALSLLARFQTLQPGDVLLTGTPGGTALKAPGRLAATLGALLPPHKRWQVFFDRQAKNPDYLQPGDVVTTRIATADRAIDLGEQRTVVRAL; encoded by the coding sequence ATGAGCATCGCCGTCGTACGGACCAGCACCGGATGGTGGGTGGAGGACGCGGCCGGCAGGTGGCACGCGATCGCCACCCGGGCCGCGACCACCGCCGAACTGCTGGCCGACCGCACCGCCGTCGACGCGGCCGCCCGGCAGGCCGCGGCCGGCCTCGCGGGCGAGGAGCCGGCGGGCGACGAGCTGTCTTCCCCGGTCACCACGCCCTGCCGGGTCGTCGCGCAGATGGTCAACTACCGTTCACACGCCGTGGATTCGGGATTCGACCCGGACACCGTCCCGCCCGCGTTCTTCCGCAAGGCCTCGGGCTCCGTCAGCGGCCCGTTCGACGACGTCATCCGCCCGGCCGGTGTCCGCTTCCTCGACTACGAGGTCGAGCTCGGCCTGGTGATCGGCGCCCACCTGCCGATCGGCACCGAGGTCACCGAGGCGAACCTCGCCGACTACGTACACGGCCTGGTCGTCGCCAACGACATCAGCGCCCGCGACCTCCAGCTGCCCAAGACCCAGTTCTACGAGAGCAAGTCCTACCCGACCTTCACCCCGCTCGGCCCCCGGCTGGTCCTCACCGACGCCGCCGACCTCGCCCGCTTCGCCGAACTGCGGCTGACGCTCCAGGTCAACGGCGTCACCCGGCAGGACCACGGCACCACCGACATGATCGTGCGCCCCGCCCGGGCGCTGAGCCTGCTCGCCCGGTTCCAGACCCTGCAGCCCGGAGACGTACTGCTCACCGGCACCCCCGGCGGCACCGCGCTCAAGGCCCCCGGCAGGCTCGCCGCCACCCTCGGCGCCCTGCTGCCGCCGCACAAGCGCTGGCAGGTCTTCTTCGACCGCCAGGCGAAGAACCCCGACTACCTGCAGCCCGGCGACGTCGTCACCACGCGCATCGCCACCGCCGACCGCGCGATTGACCTCGGCGAACAGCGCACGGTCGTGCGCGCTCTCTGA
- a CDS encoding TetR family transcriptional regulator: MAEQPSTSSPNRFERRRAATRQALIAAARQILAERADGDGEVSIQEIAERADVGFGSFYNHFSSKGELFDAAVGQALEEYGTALDTVVGGIEDPAETFAASVRLTIAMVESHPEIMRILRRSGLGHIHSDSGLAPRALRDIEKAAASGRFSVADPQVALAAVGGALLGLIDLRLRHPERTAPDAGEQMAELVLRMLGMAVEDAHEIARRPLPTTPA; this comes from the coding sequence ATGGCCGAGCAGCCCAGCACCTCCTCCCCGAACCGGTTCGAGCGCCGCCGAGCGGCGACCCGCCAGGCGCTGATCGCGGCCGCGCGGCAGATCCTCGCCGAACGCGCGGACGGTGACGGGGAGGTCAGCATCCAGGAGATCGCCGAGCGGGCCGACGTCGGCTTCGGCTCGTTCTACAACCACTTCTCCTCCAAGGGCGAGCTCTTCGACGCGGCCGTCGGCCAGGCCCTGGAGGAGTACGGGACGGCGCTGGACACCGTCGTCGGCGGCATCGAGGACCCGGCCGAGACCTTCGCCGCCAGCGTCCGCCTGACCATTGCCATGGTGGAGTCCCACCCGGAGATCATGCGGATCCTCCGGCGGAGCGGACTCGGCCACATCCACTCCGACAGCGGGCTCGCACCGCGGGCGCTGCGGGACATCGAGAAGGCGGCGGCGTCCGGCCGCTTCTCCGTCGCGGACCCGCAGGTCGCCCTGGCCGCGGTGGGCGGGGCACTGCTCGGCCTGATCGATCTCCGGCTGCGCCACCCGGAGCGCACCGCCCCCGACGCCGGTGAGCAGATGGCGGAGCTGGTCCTGCGGATGCTGGGCATGGCAGTCGAGGACGCGCACGAGATCGCCCGGCGGCCGCTGCCGACCACCCCCGCGTAG
- a CDS encoding TetR family transcriptional regulator, producing the protein MGESAEFVVRRSHARSNRARILAVARQEFGANPEVTLDEIARAAGVVRRTLYGHFNGRAALLEALAEEASQALRDALTVATAPTRPAEGPERSLARLVVGIWQVGDRYRVLLSLALQDLGAERVDELLRPARHAVVAAVERGQDAGVFHRHLPAAVLGSALEALTLALLEAVNAGAWEDPAGTATATETLIALGVPTETAADVARDLSTVDGPAR; encoded by the coding sequence ATGGGGGAGTCCGCCGAGTTCGTGGTCCGGCGCAGTCACGCCCGGTCCAACCGGGCCCGCATCCTTGCCGTCGCCCGCCAGGAGTTCGGCGCGAACCCGGAGGTGACCCTCGACGAGATCGCGCGTGCCGCCGGCGTGGTGCGGCGCACGCTCTACGGGCACTTCAACGGGCGTGCGGCGCTGCTGGAGGCGCTCGCCGAGGAGGCCTCGCAGGCCCTGCGGGACGCGCTGACCGTCGCAACCGCGCCGACCCGCCCCGCCGAGGGACCCGAGCGCTCGCTGGCCCGGCTCGTCGTCGGAATCTGGCAGGTCGGGGACCGCTACCGGGTGCTGCTGTCGCTGGCCCTCCAGGACCTGGGGGCCGAGCGGGTCGACGAGTTGCTGAGGCCGGCGCGGCACGCGGTCGTCGCGGCCGTGGAGCGCGGTCAGGATGCGGGGGTGTTCCACCGTCACCTGCCGGCCGCCGTCCTGGGATCGGCGCTGGAGGCGCTGACCCTGGCCCTGCTGGAGGCCGTCAACGCCGGAGCCTGGGAGGATCCCGCCGGAACGGCCACCGCCACCGAGACCCTGATCGCCCTGGGGGTGCCGACGGAGACGGCTGCGGACGTGGCGCGAGACCTGTCGACGGTGGACGGTCCGGCCCGCTGA
- a CDS encoding EmrB/QacA subfamily drug resistance transporter, whose translation MPLIASTPVARMSRPYPRRRWALLVLCLSLLIVVMANTSLIVAAPDMTRDLGLDSSQLQWVIDAYTVPYAALMLVLGAVGDKYSRRGALITGLAVFGAGSVMGSLVHDANAVIAARAVMGTGAAVIMPATLSLLVATFPRHERARAITAWTATSGLAIALGPLLAGWLLEKHAWGSTFLINVPIAALAIGAALALVPPSRATGMGRLDLVGGLLSIVSVGSLVYATIEGPHFGWGVGPVSAAVMAGAGLLAFVGWELHHPHPILDVRTFRSRGFTGAVIAVLMFFFGTFGAIYYATQHLQFVLGYGPLATGVRLLPLAGAVFVGAALTGVLTPRLGMKSMVVAGMAIGTAGVLLLTRIDTGSTYTDFLAPLAMLGFAIGLSVSPCTDTIMEAFPESRLGVGGGANDTALELGGALGIAVLGSVLSTGFRADLTDTVGDRLPAAALETATDSIGGALAVARRMARDPQVGPEQARALVSAANHAFADAVAHTSLVGGIIMAAATVLVLVVLPNRTPEHNGIKADAGADAEAVPIDARPGRG comes from the coding sequence ATGCCCCTGATCGCCTCCACACCCGTGGCCCGGATGTCCCGCCCGTACCCCCGGCGCAGGTGGGCACTACTGGTGCTCTGCCTGAGCCTGCTGATCGTGGTGATGGCCAACACCTCGCTCATCGTCGCCGCCCCCGACATGACCCGTGACCTGGGCCTGGACAGCAGCCAACTGCAGTGGGTCATCGACGCCTACACCGTCCCCTACGCCGCGCTGATGCTCGTCCTGGGCGCCGTCGGCGACAAGTACAGCCGACGCGGGGCCCTGATCACCGGCCTGGCGGTCTTCGGCGCCGGCTCGGTGATGGGCAGCCTGGTGCACGACGCGAACGCCGTGATCGCCGCCCGCGCCGTGATGGGCACCGGCGCCGCCGTGATCATGCCGGCCACCCTGTCGCTGCTCGTCGCAACCTTCCCCCGCCACGAACGCGCCAGGGCGATCACCGCCTGGACCGCCACCTCCGGCCTGGCCATCGCGCTCGGCCCGCTGCTGGCCGGCTGGCTGCTGGAGAAGCACGCCTGGGGCTCGACGTTCCTGATCAACGTCCCGATCGCCGCACTCGCGATCGGCGCGGCGCTGGCCCTGGTGCCGCCGTCGAGGGCGACGGGCATGGGCCGGCTCGACCTCGTCGGCGGGCTGCTGTCCATCGTGTCGGTCGGGTCCCTCGTGTACGCCACCATCGAAGGCCCGCACTTCGGCTGGGGCGTCGGGCCGGTCTCCGCCGCCGTCATGGCCGGCGCCGGACTGCTTGCCTTCGTCGGCTGGGAACTGCACCATCCGCACCCGATCCTCGACGTCCGCACGTTCCGCTCCCGCGGCTTCACCGGCGCCGTGATCGCCGTCCTGATGTTCTTCTTCGGGACGTTCGGCGCCATCTACTACGCCACCCAGCACCTGCAGTTCGTCCTCGGCTACGGCCCGCTCGCCACCGGTGTTCGCCTGCTCCCGCTGGCCGGCGCGGTCTTCGTCGGCGCCGCACTGACCGGCGTCCTGACCCCGCGACTCGGCATGAAGTCGATGGTCGTGGCCGGCATGGCCATCGGCACCGCCGGCGTCCTGCTGCTGACCCGCATCGACACCGGCTCCACCTACACCGACTTCCTCGCGCCGCTCGCCATGCTCGGCTTCGCCATCGGCCTCAGTGTCTCCCCCTGCACGGACACCATCATGGAGGCGTTCCCGGAGAGCCGGCTCGGCGTCGGCGGTGGCGCCAACGACACCGCGCTGGAGCTCGGCGGCGCCCTCGGCATCGCCGTCCTCGGCTCCGTGCTCAGCACCGGCTTCCGCGCCGACCTCACCGACACGGTGGGCGACCGGCTGCCCGCAGCCGCACTGGAGACGGCCACGGACTCCATCGGCGGCGCCCTCGCGGTCGCCCGGCGCATGGCCCGGGACCCGCAGGTCGGGCCCGAGCAGGCCCGGGCCCTGGTGTCCGCCGCGAACCACGCCTTCGCCGACGCCGTCGCGCACACCAGCCTGGTCGGCGGGATCATCATGGCCGCCGCCACCGTCCTCGTGCTCGTCGTCCTGCCGAACCGGACGCCCGAGCACAACGGCATCAAGGCCGACGCCGGAGCCGACGCCGAAGCCGTCCCGATCGACGCCCGGCCCGGCCGTGGGTGA